From the genome of Desulfovibrio sp. JY:
GCCTGAGCGAGCATGTCATCATCTGCGGCTACGGCCGCATCGGGTCCATCGTGGCCCGGGAGATTCTGGCCGAGAACATGCCTGCCGTGGTCGTGGAGAACAGCGAGGAAGTCATACGGCTCCTCGACGAGCAGGGCATTCCCCACGTCTTCGGCGACGCCACGGCCGACGAGACATTGCTGGCGGCCGGTCTGGCCCGGGCGAAGACCCTGGTCGCGGCCCTGACCCAGGAGGCGGCCAACGTCTACGTGACCCTGACCGCGCGCCAGCTCAACCCGGCCATCCGCATCGTGGCCCGGGCCGACGCCCTGGGCCATACCCAGCGCCTGCAACGGGCCGGGGCGGACCAGGTGCTCGTGCCCCATCTCTACGGCGGCGTGCGCATGGCCCAGTCGGTGCTGCGCCCCACAGTCACGACCTTTCTGGAGCTGGCCGGCCGGGGGGGCAGCGAAGTCGACCTGCAAATGGAAGAGTTGCAGGTGACGGAGACGTCCGATTTCGTCAATCAAAACCTCATCGAGGCCCGCATCCGTCCCCGTTTCAACCTCATCATCATCGCCATCAAGAAGGCGTCCGGGGAGATGATTTTCAATCCGTTGCCCCAGGCCATTCTCGAAGCCGGGGACACCATGATCCTGGTCGGCCGCACGGAAGGGCTCGACGGTCTCAAGGAGGTCCTTTGACCCCGGCGGACGCCATCCGGCCGCTGATCGTCATCCTGCACTACGGCAATCCGACCGTGACCAGGCGGCTGGCGGACCAGCTGGCCCAAAGCGATCCCGATCCGCAACTTGCCGCGCAGGTGCTGGATAACGCCGCGCCCGATCCCTTTCCGGACGCCTGGAAACGGCTGCCCGAGAATTGCTATTGGGCCGGCGCGCTGGCCCAGGTCGCCGTCCTGGCCAGGAACATGGGTAAGACCCATTTGTGGTTTTTCAATAACGACATCCTCTTTACGAGCAGGCCGCCGCATCTGGCCCGGGCGCTTATGCGTCTGGCCCGGCTGGAGGCGACCGTGGGCCGCGTGGGGATGTATTCCCCGGCCTTTGCCGCGAGCCCCTACCATCCGCAGATGGTGGCCAAACCGGGCAGCCAGTACCGCTTGGTGCGCGTCATGGACGGCGTGGCCCCGCTGGTTTCCCTGGACTGCCTGGACGCTGTCGGCGGTCTGGATGTGGACGACAATCCCTACGGCTACGGCGTGGACGTCTGGCTGTCGGCGCGGGCGCACGAAGCCGGCTGGAAGCTGGTGGTGGACCAGACCGTGATCGTGCGGCATCGCCACCACACCGCCGCCAAGACGGTGGACGGTTTTCTGGAGACCGCCGCCCGGGCCGAGGAGGCCTATCTGCGCAAGCGGCTGGGGCCGGACTGGCGGGAGCGGGTCAAAAGCTGGCAGGCGGACTGTGAGGACGTGGACAGGCTGTAGGAGGGAGGGGGATGGGGCCGTACGACTTTTTTTTGCCGCCGGTATTCGACGCCCTGCCCGAGGCCGTGGCCGAGGGGCTGCTTGTCGGTTGCCTGGCCCGCAATCAGGCCGCCTCGCTAGGACTGGCCGCGCTACGCGCCGGCGGCGACAATGTCGCCGTGGTCCGGCTGGGCCTCGAGCTGACGCTGCTGGCGTTTGACCTCGATCCGCTCAATCCAGAACTGGCCAAGGCCATCCTGACCATGACCGCCGGACAGAACGGGCTGCTGTCCGCTGCCGCCCGGGCGGCGCTTGGGGTGGCGGCGAACGCGCCGTGGGCCGCGCCATGGCGACAGGCGCTGGACGACGCAGTCCGAACCGGGGATTGGGCAGTATTTCTGCTGTATTACGACGCTTCCTGGCCGGCCGACGGCGCGCCGCTGGCCTCGCGG
Proteins encoded in this window:
- a CDS encoding potassium channel protein, with translation MRMHSRAVRLHHRLGAWGPLLGGFLALALVFCLGVTGYMYVEGWSFFDSLYQVVITLSTVGFQEVYPLSHDGRIVTMLLIVSGVGAFAYLVGSFTQVLVEGRLQQYLGRRRMQKIIDGLSEHVIICGYGRIGSIVAREILAENMPAVVVENSEEVIRLLDEQGIPHVFGDATADETLLAAGLARAKTLVAALTQEAANVYVTLTARQLNPAIRIVARADALGHTQRLQRAGADQVLVPHLYGGVRMAQSVLRPTVTTFLELAGRGGSEVDLQMEELQVTETSDFVNQNLIEARIRPRFNLIIIAIKKASGEMIFNPLPQAILEAGDTMILVGRTEGLDGLKEVL